The genomic stretch CGGGCACGCTTTCGGCGAGGACCTCATTGGTGGTGGGCCCGTCCAGTCCGATGCTGGAACTGAGCACCACTGTGACCAGCTGACCCTGCCGCAGCAGTCCCAGAGTCGAGGGGTCGCTGAGCCGGAGCGGAACGGCCTGGCTCCCTGGCGCGGCACCAATCAGCAACCCGCTCCCCAGCAGCGACGCATCGGTCACCACCTCCCCGCGCCGGAGCGGGCCGGAAACCTGGCGCCCTGCCCACGGAGAATCCGGGCGCAGTGCCCCGTCGGGCACCATGCCGGGGCTGACATGGGAGGCGACCAGGTTGCCGTCGGAAAGTGCATGTCCGGCGGGAAGGTCGCGGGAGGCCACCATGACTGCGGTGGTGGGTGGCTTTGTCGGGGTCAGCTGCTGGACGGCGATCGCGGCGGCCAAACACAGCAGCAGGGCCGCAAGCAGGCGCCGGTGGCGTGCCATCCAGCGAAGCAGCCTGTGCAGGGCCGAGGTGGGCGGCGGTCCGCCAGGCCAGTCATTGGAGCGCCATGCGGGCCCGGTGTAGACGGGCGGACCGGTGGCAGTAGTTTGGGTCTTCATGCGCCCACGGTATGGCTGCGGCGCGCAGGGCAAAAGAGGCACTCGGCGGATTGGGGAGAAAGCCGTCCCCGGCCGTGCCTGTGGAGGAATGAATGCAGGAAAAGCGGCCCTCGGGCTACTTCGCGGCGCCTGCAGGGGCCGGGGCGGGTGCCGGAGTGGAGGGTGCAGCTGCGGCGGGGGCGGAGGCCGCGGGCACGGAGCTGGAGCTTGATCGTGAATCGGTGCGGTAGAAGCCCGAACCCTTGAACACCACGCCAACTGAATTGAACTTCTTGCGCAGCGCGCCGCCGCATTCGGGGCAGACGGTCAGCGAGTTGTCGCTGAACGACTGCTGAATGTCGAAGGCGTGGCCGCAATCCTTGCAGGCGTAAGCGTAAGTGGGCACTGGGTTTCCTCCTGGATACATGCGTGGGGGCCGTGCGACCGCACCAAAACTTGGCAGCCCATGGCCCCGAGTGCCAATTCTAGCACCGGCTTGTAAAACGCCCGCTGGTGCCCGTGCATTCCCGCGGCAGCCTCAGCCGCCCAGCCGGCGCACCCCGGACGGTGACAGTGCCCACGAAACCGGCATGTCGAACGTGTCCCTGGGCAGCATTCCGGCTGACAGAATTTCATTGGAATGCACGACGGCGGCGACCGTCACCCGTGTGCCGGGGGACGCCGTCGACCCGGCCAGGCCGGCCAGAAACCTGTCGTAGTAGCCGCCGCCCTGGCCCATCCTTGTCCCGGATTCGTCCACGGCCAGGGCGGGGACCAGGACGGCCGGAACAGGGCCCAATTCCGGGAAGGGGCGCCGCACGCCCACCGGTTCCATGACGGGGGCCAGTGCACTGCGGACCATGGCAACTCCGGGGAACCAGCGGACCCAGCTGAGGGCAAAGCCGGGCTCGCACACGGGCACATGGACCAGGTGGCCGGCAGCGGCCAGCGCTGAAAGCAGCTCATCCGTGGAGGGCTCGGTGCCCGTGGAAATATAGGCGCACACCTGCAGCCGTGCCGCGGGCGGACCGGTCCCGGGGAATGCCCCGCTGGACAGGCCGCCGAGCGGGGCAGCATCCGCAGGAGGTCCACCGGCCGGGGCTGCAGCGGCCGCCAGCGACTCCACCCAGTCCAGCCCCACCCGGGCCAGTCCCGTGCCCGCGGCCGCCCGGGACGCCGCATCCGCAGCGGCCCGGGCGGCGCGCAGGCGGGCCCGCCATGCAGTTTTCGGGGGTGTGCTCACGGCATCCTTTGGCAGGGAAGTGGTCATTGTTACGACAACATTATCCGTGCTTTGTCCATAGGGTCGGTTACCCTTGGGGCATGACTTCTGCAAAGCATGTACGTAA from Arthrobacter stackebrandtii encodes the following:
- a CDS encoding 5-formyltetrahydrofolate cyclo-ligase gives rise to the protein MSTPPKTAWRARLRAARAAADAASRAAAGTGLARVGLDWVESLAAAAAPAGGPPADAAPLGGLSSGAFPGTGPPAARLQVCAYISTGTEPSTDELLSALAAAGHLVHVPVCEPGFALSWVRWFPGVAMVRSALAPVMEPVGVRRPFPELGPVPAVLVPALAVDESGTRMGQGGGYYDRFLAGLAGSTASPGTRVTVAAVVHSNEILSAGMLPRDTFDMPVSWALSPSGVRRLGG
- a CDS encoding FmdB family zinc ribbon protein, which translates into the protein MPTYAYACKDCGHAFDIQQSFSDNSLTVCPECGGALRKKFNSVGVVFKGSGFYRTDSRSSSSSVPAASAPAAAAPSTPAPAPAPAGAAK
- a CDS encoding RcpC/CpaB family pilus assembly protein, whose protein sequence is MKTQTTATGPPVYTGPAWRSNDWPGGPPPTSALHRLLRWMARHRRLLAALLLCLAAAIAVQQLTPTKPPTTAVMVASRDLPAGHALSDGNLVASHVSPGMVPDGALRPDSPWAGRQVSGPLRRGEVVTDASLLGSGLLIGAAPGSQAVPLRLSDPSTLGLLRQGQLVTVVLSSSIGLDGPTTNEVLAESVPVLWTPALAQSTGLLPAQENEGILVVAATAEQAVKLAGAISRGKVFLILLN